Sequence from the Bacteroidetes bacterium SB0662_bin_6 genome:
TGGCGTATATGACCTGGCCGGTGGCCTCGATGGGCTTCGTGGTTACGATGATCCAGCGGGCATCCGCTTCGATGATCCGGCTGAACCGCATTTTCGACACGGAGCCGGACATCGCCGATACGGAAGAAATGGTCGCGTCCGTTCGGGAGATTCGCGGCACGATCCGGTTCGACAATGTCTCTTTCCGCTACGGAGAAGAGGGACCCTGGGTGCTGCGGGACGTGTCGTTCGATGCGCCCGCCGGCACCACGCTGGCCGTGGTGGGGCGCACGGGTTCCGGGAAGACGACGCTCATCGAGATGATTCCCCGGCTGCTGGAAGCCACGCGGGGGACGGTGCGCATCGACGACCGGCCTATCCGGCACATTCCGCTGGATGTGGTTCGTTCATCAATCGGGTATGTCCCCCAGGATGTGTTCCTTTTCAGCGACACGGTAGGAAACAACATCGCCTTCGGGGCGCAGGGCGCGGGTGAAGAGCGCATCGAAGAAGCCGCCAGAGAAGCGGCGCTGCTGGAGAATGTGCGCGACTTCCCGGAAGGATTCGAAACGCTCGTGGGGGAACGGGGCATCACGCTTTCCGGCGGGCAGAAACAGCGGGCTTCCATTGCGCGGGCGCTCATTCGCCGGCCCGCCATTCTGATTCTGGACGATGCGCTTTCGGCAGTGGATACGAACACGGAGAGCGAATTGCTGGGGCATTTGCGCCGGTACTACGGCTCCTGCACGGTCGTCATCGTGAGTCACCGTATTTCTTCGGTGATGGACGCCGATCTCATTCTGGTGCTGGAAGACGGGATTATTTCCGAGCGGGGATCGCACGAAGAACTGCTGCGCCGCGAAGGGTTGTATGCGGACCTGTACCGGAAGCAGTTGCTGGAGCAGGAGATTGCGGAGTTGTAGGGGGCGGCGCCTTACGCTTGCGGGCAAACATTGGCCGTTTTACAGGCTATTCCACGATAGCGGCAACCGCCGGGCGATACATCAGGGTTTCCGTGCAAGCGTTGCCGGGGGCGTCGTGCGGCCTTCTTCCTCCGCGGCGCCTATGTCCCGTGCCGGCGCATTCCATTCAACGGACGCAGGTAAAGGCGTCCGGCCCGATCCCCTCGGCGAAAAACGCAAAAACACCGCCCCCTCCTCAGGCAGGCGGTCCAACGGAATGCTCACCCGGCTGCGCGTGTAGACCAATATCTCGGTGCGGCCCAACTCACGACCGTCTCCGTCGTACGCAACCACCTCGCCCGCAAACGGATGATCCGCCGTCTCCAACAGGAATGTCGCGGACAAGGAACCTACATACGAGATCGACGACAGCCGAGCGCGTAGCTGCGATGCCCCTTCCCTGGGTACATACACTCCCGGTACGCGCATCGTCACGCGAGCCGTACGGTCCCCGGTAACCTCCTCAGGCATACGGTCCATATCCGCGTACCGGCGCGGAACGGACACGACATCGAAGAACGCAGCGTATCCCTGCCCCGACATAGCCGCATGCGCCCCTTCCTTCATCCCGTACCGGATGAAACCCTTCTCGCCGGGCATCAGCACCAGCACGCCCGGATGAATGTCCACCACCTCGGACAAATCGCCCAGATCGGAATCTGCAACATCCTCTACCACCACCTCGCGGCCTGTCTCCGTCGCCTCCGTATACCCGAAACGGGCCGACACCGTGACCTCCAGCGGCACAAGCGACGGGTTCGACAGCTCGAACACTCCGTGAGGCTGCTCCCTGGTCAAAAACGCCACGTCGGGATAGATGCTCAGGTTCTGCTCCTCGGTCAACGCAACGGGCAGGGCGCGCGACGTGCTGAAACGCACTCCGCCCGGACCGATCGTAATCACACGCTGCGAAGGAACAACGGTGATGCCCACTTCCACAGTGTGCGTCTCCTCGCGCTCGCCCGAACGGAGAATGAGATCCATATTCCCCGCATACTGACCCGATGGCGCCCCCGTAAGGTCGATCTCGCCTCCGAAGCGAAGCAGCCGGCAGGCATCCTCCGAGAGCGTCATCTCCGTGTACAGACTGCCTACCGTCTGGGACGAAAGCTGCTCGCACGACTCCGCATACGACCATGTGGGGGTAAGCACGAGCGAAGCTGCCTCGATGCCCCCCTCGCGCCGGAGCACGACCGGAGAGGTCAGTTCGATGGACAAGGTCATCTCTCCGTTCTCGCCCGTCGCTTGGCCGCCGCCCGGCGAAAGCGTCATGCGGCCCGCGTGGTACGGACCCGATACGTAGGTCGATATGCCATCGGTCATCGGATCGAGGGACACCTCGGTATCGGCCGACTGCACCCCGAAACGCAGGGGCGAGGCGCTTACCGTTACGCCAAGCGCCGTCGGATCGGAGGGCTCCCGTGCCGGGGAAGACGATGCCAGAGGAGGAGAAGTAGGCTCGGGAGGCTCTTCCGCGGGAGGCGAAACAGGCTCGGGTTCGGGCGTCTGTATCCTGTTCAGCACAGTCACC
This genomic interval carries:
- a CDS encoding ABC transporter ATP-binding protein; translated protein: MGPLADLNKYYWKYKHLFIPGLLCAIVSAGFSVTVPIVVRIAVDSIPRLVNLYHVYEGTPVRGYLYASFFVGLLAFGLIIIALSLLSGTFSFLQRQTVVVASRHIEFDLRNALYDQLQRLSQGFYHTYSTGDVMARATSDIESVRRYIGPAIMYIVRAGVVIVTAMTVMFIISPTLTLYALIPMPFLAVAVFFMASMQHRRSDALQAQYSRLTSRVQEALAGIRVLKAYTREDSEAKAFEEESAAYRQRNLDLAVVDAGFRPVFLLLVGMAGIIVIWLGGRLVAEGSITIGNIAEYMIYVAYMTWPVASMGFVVTMIQRASASMIRLNRIFDTEPDIADTEEMVASVREIRGTIRFDNVSFRYGEEGPWVLRDVSFDAPAGTTLAVVGRTGSGKTTLIEMIPRLLEATRGTVRIDDRPIRHIPLDVVRSSIGYVPQDVFLFSDTVGNNIAFGAQGAGEERIEEAAREAALLENVRDFPEGFETLVGERGITLSGGQKQRASIARALIRRPAILILDDALSAVDTNTESELLGHLRRYYGSCTVVIVSHRISSVMDADLILVLEDGIISERGSHEELLRREGLYADLYRKQLLEQEIAEL